A genome region from Baekduia alba includes the following:
- a CDS encoding peptidoglycan D,D-transpeptidase FtsI family protein, with amino-acid sequence MNKPIGRLFVVALLMFGALLVSTSWWTVLRADDLDKNPDNRRALIREQKIRRGTIFAADGSAIARSTRDEEGVYHRAYPQGKRFGHPVGYSYASLGQTEVEKYRNDELSGNKNAITTTFDQLIGHKREGDDVRTALDPKAQQLALDGIAKVGSSGAAVALDPRTGAVKVMASTPTYDPNTITDKGAFSAASTDNEHKPLVNRAVQFGAAPGSTFKVVTATAAIDTGQFSPGSMVDGDSGQKFASRPLANDFNENFGPVDLKTALAKSVNTAFANVGTKLGASTMKEYMERFGFDRKPQLDYPRDEMSASVVAPSPPGHAVSPTSKYVDLGRLSIGQGGLQATPLQMAEVAAAVANDGKLMKPHIATRVVDRDGRTVDTIEPSVQSDVMKSSTAAAVTDMMVGVVQNGTGTNAQLPGIQVAGKTGTAETEFGKKINDVWFIGFAPAENPRIAVAVTVKAVTGFGGDFAAPIARDIMQELLK; translated from the coding sequence ATGAACAAGCCGATCGGTCGCCTGTTCGTCGTCGCGCTGCTGATGTTCGGCGCGCTCCTGGTCTCGACGTCCTGGTGGACGGTGCTGCGCGCCGACGACCTCGACAAGAACCCGGACAACCGCCGCGCGCTCATCCGCGAGCAGAAGATCCGGCGCGGCACGATCTTCGCCGCCGACGGGAGCGCGATCGCGCGCTCGACGCGCGACGAGGAGGGCGTCTACCACCGCGCCTACCCGCAGGGCAAGCGCTTCGGGCATCCCGTCGGGTACTCCTACGCCTCGCTCGGCCAGACCGAGGTCGAGAAGTACCGCAACGACGAGCTGTCCGGCAACAAGAACGCGATCACCACCACGTTCGACCAGCTCATCGGGCACAAGCGCGAGGGCGACGACGTCCGGACCGCGCTGGATCCCAAGGCCCAGCAGCTGGCGCTGGACGGGATCGCCAAGGTCGGCAGCAGCGGCGCGGCCGTCGCGCTGGACCCGCGGACAGGCGCGGTCAAGGTGATGGCCTCGACGCCGACCTACGACCCCAACACGATCACCGACAAGGGCGCGTTCAGCGCGGCCAGCACCGACAACGAGCACAAGCCGCTCGTCAACCGCGCCGTCCAGTTCGGCGCCGCGCCGGGCTCGACGTTCAAGGTCGTCACCGCGACCGCCGCGATCGACACCGGCCAGTTCTCGCCCGGGTCGATGGTGGACGGCGACAGCGGCCAGAAGTTCGCCAGCCGCCCGCTGGCGAACGACTTCAACGAGAACTTCGGGCCGGTCGACCTCAAGACGGCGCTGGCCAAGTCGGTCAACACCGCGTTCGCGAACGTCGGCACGAAGCTCGGCGCGAGCACGATGAAGGAGTACATGGAGCGCTTCGGGTTCGACCGCAAGCCGCAGCTCGACTACCCGCGCGACGAGATGTCGGCCTCGGTGGTCGCGCCGAGCCCGCCGGGCCACGCGGTCTCTCCGACGTCCAAGTACGTGGACCTCGGCCGCCTCTCGATCGGCCAGGGCGGGCTCCAGGCGACGCCGCTGCAGATGGCCGAGGTCGCCGCCGCCGTCGCCAACGACGGCAAGCTGATGAAGCCGCACATCGCCACGCGCGTCGTCGACCGCGACGGCCGGACGGTCGACACGATCGAGCCGTCGGTGCAGTCCGACGTCATGAAGTCGTCGACCGCCGCCGCCGTGACCGACATGATGGTGGGCGTGGTGCAGAACGGCACCGGCACGAACGCCCAGCTCCCGGGCATCCAGGTCGCGGGCAAGACCGGCACGGCCGAGACGGAGTTCGGCAAGAAGATCAACGACGTGTGGTTCATCGGCTTCGCGCCCGCCGAGAACCCGCGGATCGCGGTCGCCGTGACCGTGAAGGCCGTGACCGGCTTCGGCGGCGACTTCGCCGCGCCCATCGCCCGCGACATCATGCAAGAGCTGCTCAAGTGA
- the pknB gene encoding Stk1 family PASTA domain-containing Ser/Thr kinase, with product MTDVPDTSTIIDGRYRVLHRVGSGGMADVVCAEDLQLGRKVAIKLLHRRFAQDEEFVERFRREASSAAGLQHPNVVAVYDRGAWDDTYYIAMEYLEGRTLKKLVQDEAPLAPTRAIELTVQILRAARFAHKRGIIHRDLKPHNVIIDAEGRAKVTDFGIAKAGASDMTQTGSIMGTAQYLSPEQAQGHAVSAASDLYSVGIILYEMMTGRVPFEGESAVTIALKQVGEAPVPPTALNPQVPPALEAVILRALEKDPARRFGDADEFIAALESAGHGIAPATDATSVLQPTGPMIPIPPPGAYDVAHVDQRAYGPPEEPEDPDADGDGPSRWWVALLVGLVVAGAIVAGLLLTGKDKVQVPNEVGNPQAEAEIVLKRAGLSTDITMKESADKAKGTVIGQDPGGGSRVPKGSIVNLTVSAGPGTARVPDLAGQPRSAAKKQLTDLGFTTSDEQATSDTVTENHVIATRPDVGQELEKGTNVVLVVSSGKERVAVPKVVDLTEDEARSTLESLGFKVTAKDQETTDKDAGTVLAQSPAPDTKLSKGGTVTLTVAKEPPEVAVPDVTGQGRLAATQVLQDAGFKVNAVSQTTDDKTQDLHVISQDPATGKAKKGSTVTINYGQYVASTPSATTPGSTTAPGGTVTTG from the coding sequence GTGACCGACGTCCCGGACACCTCCACGATCATCGACGGCCGCTACCGCGTGCTGCACCGCGTCGGCTCCGGTGGGATGGCGGACGTCGTGTGCGCCGAGGACCTCCAGCTCGGGCGCAAGGTCGCGATCAAGCTCCTGCACCGCCGCTTCGCCCAGGACGAGGAGTTCGTCGAGCGCTTCCGGCGCGAGGCGTCGTCGGCCGCCGGCCTCCAGCACCCCAACGTGGTCGCGGTCTACGACCGCGGCGCCTGGGACGACACGTACTACATCGCGATGGAGTACCTGGAGGGGCGGACGCTGAAGAAGCTCGTCCAGGACGAGGCGCCGCTGGCGCCGACCCGCGCGATCGAGCTGACGGTCCAGATCCTGCGCGCCGCGCGGTTCGCGCACAAGCGCGGGATCATCCACCGCGACCTCAAGCCCCACAACGTCATCATCGATGCCGAGGGCCGGGCGAAGGTCACCGACTTCGGGATCGCCAAGGCGGGCGCGTCGGACATGACGCAGACCGGCTCGATCATGGGGACCGCGCAGTACCTCTCACCTGAGCAGGCCCAGGGCCACGCCGTCAGCGCCGCGTCCGACCTCTACTCGGTCGGGATCATCCTGTACGAGATGATGACCGGGCGGGTCCCGTTCGAGGGCGAGAGCGCCGTGACGATCGCGCTCAAGCAGGTCGGCGAGGCGCCGGTCCCGCCGACGGCCCTCAACCCACAGGTGCCGCCCGCGCTCGAGGCCGTGATCCTGCGCGCGCTGGAGAAGGACCCGGCGCGGCGCTTCGGCGACGCCGACGAGTTCATCGCCGCGCTGGAGAGCGCGGGGCACGGGATCGCGCCGGCCACCGACGCCACGTCGGTGCTCCAGCCGACGGGCCCGATGATCCCGATCCCGCCGCCCGGCGCCTACGACGTCGCGCACGTCGACCAGCGCGCCTACGGGCCGCCCGAGGAGCCGGAGGACCCGGACGCCGACGGCGACGGCCCGAGCCGCTGGTGGGTCGCGCTGCTGGTGGGCCTGGTCGTGGCGGGCGCGATCGTCGCCGGCCTGCTGCTGACCGGCAAGGACAAGGTCCAGGTGCCCAACGAGGTCGGCAACCCGCAGGCCGAGGCCGAGATCGTCCTCAAGCGCGCCGGGCTCTCGACGGACATCACGATGAAGGAGTCGGCCGACAAGGCCAAGGGCACCGTCATCGGCCAGGACCCGGGCGGCGGCTCGCGCGTCCCGAAGGGCTCGATCGTCAACCTCACGGTCTCCGCCGGGCCCGGCACCGCGCGCGTCCCGGACCTCGCCGGCCAGCCGCGCAGCGCGGCCAAGAAGCAGCTCACCGACCTTGGCTTCACGACCTCGGACGAGCAGGCGACGAGCGACACGGTCACCGAGAACCACGTGATCGCGACGCGGCCGGACGTCGGCCAGGAGCTGGAGAAGGGCACCAACGTCGTGCTCGTGGTCTCGTCGGGCAAGGAGCGCGTGGCCGTTCCCAAGGTGGTGGACCTGACCGAGGACGAGGCGCGCTCGACGCTCGAGTCGCTCGGCTTCAAGGTCACCGCGAAGGACCAGGAGACGACCGACAAGGACGCGGGCACCGTGCTCGCGCAGTCGCCCGCGCCGGACACGAAGCTCTCCAAGGGCGGGACCGTGACGCTGACGGTGGCCAAGGAGCCGCCGGAGGTCGCGGTGCCCGACGTGACCGGCCAGGGGCGCCTCGCCGCGACCCAGGTGCTGCAGGACGCGGGCTTCAAGGTCAACGCCGTGTCGCAGACCACCGACGACAAGACCCAGGACCTGCACGTCATCAGCCAGGATCCGGCCACCGGGAAGGCGAAGAAGGGCTCGACCGTGACCATCAACTACGGCCAGTACGTGGCCTCGACGCCGAGCGCCACCACGCCGGGCAGCACGACCGCGCCCGGCGGGACGGTGACGACCGGATGA
- a CDS encoding D-alanine--D-alanine ligase family protein — protein MRVAVLGGGRSSEHDVSLNSAATVRQGLLDAGHDVVSVVLERDGTWRHEGEELALHPGRGLLDADVAFPILHGPYGEDGTVQGLLELLDVPYVGSGVMASAVCLDKVVFKELMGAAGIPQVGYALVERGQERPPLEHLGFPLWVKPARLGSSVGIVRVEQADDIDAALEEAFSHDDRVIVEASAAGQEIESSVLGDTHDARVSQPGEIVLLGDGWYDYAAKYTEGGMRLQFPARISETAVATLRAIAARAFAVAGCSGLARADFFVDGETVLLNELNTLPGQTPTSVYGVLWARSGLAYPDVVDELCRIAVARFERERALRH, from the coding sequence ATGAGGGTCGCGGTCCTCGGCGGCGGGCGCTCGTCGGAGCACGACGTCTCGCTCAACAGCGCCGCGACGGTGCGCCAAGGCCTGCTCGACGCCGGCCATGACGTCGTCTCGGTCGTCCTGGAGCGCGACGGCACCTGGCGCCACGAGGGCGAGGAGCTCGCCCTGCATCCGGGGCGCGGGCTGCTCGACGCCGACGTCGCGTTCCCGATCCTGCACGGGCCCTACGGCGAGGACGGCACGGTCCAGGGGCTGCTGGAGCTGCTCGACGTGCCGTACGTCGGCTCGGGCGTGATGGCCAGCGCCGTGTGCCTGGACAAGGTGGTGTTCAAGGAGCTGATGGGCGCCGCGGGGATCCCGCAGGTCGGCTACGCGCTCGTCGAGAGAGGCCAGGAGCGCCCGCCGCTCGAGCACCTCGGCTTCCCGCTGTGGGTCAAGCCGGCGCGGCTGGGCTCGTCGGTCGGGATCGTGCGCGTCGAGCAGGCGGACGACATCGACGCCGCGTTGGAGGAGGCCTTCTCCCACGACGACCGCGTGATCGTCGAGGCGTCGGCCGCCGGGCAGGAGATCGAGTCGTCCGTGCTGGGCGACACGCACGACGCGCGGGTGTCGCAGCCGGGCGAGATCGTCCTGCTCGGAGACGGCTGGTACGACTACGCCGCCAAGTACACCGAGGGCGGGATGCGCCTCCAGTTCCCGGCCCGGATCTCGGAGACGGCGGTCGCGACGCTGCGCGCGATCGCGGCCCGCGCCTTCGCGGTCGCCGGCTGCAGCGGCCTGGCGCGCGCCGACTTCTTCGTCGACGGCGAGACCGTGCTGCTCAACGAGCTCAACACGCTCCCGGGCCAGACGCCGACCTCGGTCTACGGCGTCCTCTGGGCGCGCTCCGGCCTGGCCTACCCCGACGTGGTCGACGAGCTCTGCCGCATCGCCGTCGCGCGCTTCGAGCGCGAGCGCGCCCTACGCCATTAG
- the ligD gene encoding non-homologous end-joining DNA ligase produces the protein MSGRPREVKLTHPDRLLWPADGIAKRDLYDYFGAVADVMVPHVKDRPVSLQRFRENVDKGGFFQKEVPKGAPDWVATAEVPKKGGVVHHVLANDRATLQWLAQQGCVTPHVFTARADLLDKPDRLVIDLDPSHEDFAAVRLAARQTGDALRARGLEPFAMVTGSRGVHVVVPLKRTRTTEAVLSWVRAFAAQLAQEQPETLTTEFYKNKRDDRIYLDVARNGHAQTVVPPYAPRPRAGAPVATPLTWDELDDDALRPDAWTLKTVLGRLADLGGDPWKDIATSARALPRG, from the coding sequence GTGAGCGGGCGCCCGCGCGAGGTCAAGCTGACCCATCCCGACCGGCTGCTGTGGCCGGCCGACGGGATCGCCAAGCGCGACCTGTATGACTACTTCGGCGCGGTCGCCGACGTGATGGTCCCCCACGTCAAGGACCGCCCGGTCTCGCTGCAGCGCTTCCGCGAGAACGTCGACAAGGGCGGCTTCTTCCAGAAGGAGGTCCCGAAGGGCGCGCCGGACTGGGTCGCGACCGCCGAGGTCCCGAAGAAAGGCGGAGTGGTCCACCACGTGCTCGCCAACGACCGCGCGACCCTGCAGTGGCTGGCCCAGCAGGGCTGCGTGACGCCGCACGTGTTCACCGCGCGGGCCGACCTGCTCGACAAGCCCGACCGGCTGGTGATCGACCTCGATCCCTCCCACGAGGACTTCGCGGCGGTGCGCCTGGCCGCGCGGCAGACCGGCGACGCGCTGCGGGCGCGCGGGCTGGAGCCGTTCGCGATGGTGACCGGCTCGCGCGGCGTCCACGTGGTCGTCCCGCTCAAGCGCACGCGCACGACGGAGGCCGTCCTGTCCTGGGTCCGCGCCTTCGCCGCGCAGCTGGCGCAGGAGCAGCCGGAGACGCTGACGACCGAGTTCTACAAGAACAAGCGCGACGACCGGATCTACCTCGACGTCGCGCGCAACGGCCACGCCCAGACCGTCGTGCCGCCCTACGCCCCACGCCCCCGCGCCGGCGCGCCGGTCGCGACGCCGCTGACCTGGGACGAGCTCGACGACGACGCGCTGCGCCCCGACGCCTGGACGCTGAAGACCGTCCTGGGCCGCCTCGCCGACCTCGGCGGCGATCCGTGGAAGGACATCGCCACGTCCGCCCGCGCGCTGCCGCGCGGCTAA
- a CDS encoding protein kinase domain-containing protein, translating into MSSQVGTLLNGRYRLDAQIGAGGMSTVYRAFDTVLERQVAIKLMHREIASDGDQLERFRREARAVAQLNHPHIVTVIDAGEDDNTPYIVFEYVEGETLKDRIRRFGRLPIQESIAYAIEIARALGVAHDRGIVHRDVKPQNVLVDEEGSAKVTDFGIARTLDQEGLTADGRVLGTTDYVSPEQALGHHVTGQSDLYSLGIVLFEMLTGDVPFKGDNQVAVAMKHVREQLPDVQLRRPEVSSALAAVLDRATAKETERRYATDAELIADLEQVLAYETQRSGQSTGEVTAVLRTLPPTTRRRLPTRVTHPVRLVLALVVIAAVVVAAVLLLADRTERGTAQRPIVKTPTATGLQPVSLGQSRAHDFDPYGDEDEHSQDVGRVLDDDPGTSWTTERYQGGVFPSDKPGVGLYLDAKPGVVAKQLDIRTATTGWSGKIYVANSVDPSAKDLSGWKDLGTTFTADKKKLSIQLDTAGQKFRYYLIWITKLPPSGQASISEVVLLS; encoded by the coding sequence GTGAGCTCGCAGGTCGGCACGCTCCTCAACGGTCGCTATCGGCTCGACGCGCAGATCGGCGCGGGCGGGATGTCGACGGTCTACCGCGCCTTCGACACGGTCCTCGAGCGCCAGGTCGCGATCAAGCTCATGCACCGCGAGATCGCCTCCGACGGCGATCAGCTCGAGCGCTTCCGGCGCGAGGCGCGCGCGGTCGCGCAGCTCAACCATCCGCACATCGTCACGGTCATCGACGCCGGCGAGGACGACAACACGCCGTACATCGTCTTCGAGTACGTCGAGGGCGAGACGTTGAAGGACCGGATCCGGCGCTTCGGGCGCCTGCCGATCCAGGAGTCGATCGCCTACGCGATCGAGATCGCGCGGGCGCTCGGCGTCGCGCACGACCGCGGGATCGTCCACCGCGACGTCAAGCCCCAGAACGTCCTCGTCGACGAGGAGGGCTCGGCCAAGGTCACCGACTTCGGGATCGCGCGCACGCTCGACCAGGAGGGGCTGACCGCCGACGGCCGCGTCCTGGGCACCACCGACTACGTGTCGCCCGAGCAGGCGCTCGGCCACCACGTCACCGGCCAGAGCGACCTGTACTCCTTGGGCATCGTGCTGTTCGAGATGCTCACCGGCGACGTGCCGTTCAAGGGCGACAACCAGGTCGCCGTCGCGATGAAGCACGTGCGCGAGCAGCTGCCCGACGTGCAGCTGCGCCGCCCGGAGGTCTCCTCGGCGCTGGCGGCCGTCCTGGACCGCGCGACCGCGAAGGAGACCGAGCGGCGCTACGCGACCGACGCGGAGCTGATCGCCGACCTCGAGCAGGTCCTGGCCTACGAGACGCAGCGTTCCGGGCAGTCGACGGGCGAGGTGACGGCCGTCCTGCGCACGCTGCCGCCGACGACGCGGCGCCGGCTGCCGACCCGCGTGACGCATCCGGTGCGGCTGGTCCTCGCCCTCGTGGTGATCGCGGCGGTCGTGGTCGCGGCCGTCCTGCTGCTCGCCGACCGCACCGAGCGCGGCACGGCCCAGCGGCCGATCGTGAAGACGCCGACGGCGACCGGCCTGCAGCCCGTCTCGCTCGGCCAGTCGCGCGCGCACGACTTCGATCCCTACGGCGACGAGGACGAGCACAGCCAGGACGTCGGGCGCGTGCTCGACGACGACCCGGGCACGTCGTGGACGACCGAGCGCTACCAGGGCGGCGTCTTCCCGTCCGACAAGCCCGGGGTCGGCCTGTACCTCGACGCCAAGCCGGGCGTGGTCGCCAAGCAGCTCGACATCCGCACGGCGACGACGGGCTGGTCGGGCAAGATCTACGTGGCCAACAGCGTCGACCCGTCGGCCAAGGACCTGAGCGGCTGGAAGGACCTCGGCACGACGTTCACGGCCGACAAGAAGAAGCTGTCGATCCAGCTCGACACCGCCGGGCAGAAGTTCCGCTACTACCTGATCTGGATCACGAAGCTGCCGCCGTCCGGGCAGGCGTCGATCTCGGAGGTCGTGCTCCTCTCGTGA
- a CDS encoding flagellin, with translation MSLRITHNVEAMNATRNLQANTAKISASMEKLSSGYRINRAADDAAGLGISESMRSQIRGLGQAQKNIQDGVSMVQTAEGNLDEVHSMLQRVRELAVQYKNGSLDNNARTAIQNEVNQLSSEIDRIGTQAQFNGIHLLDGTATVSFQVGANDGEQIGITFLNLSSAVGTSYASLTAANNSDISEIDTAITAVSTARGQMGAVQNRLDHTLSVSAAYQENLTSAESRIRDVDMAEEMVNLTKMQVLQQAGTAMLAQANQSPQSVLKLLG, from the coding sequence ATGTCCCTTCGCATCACCCACAACGTCGAGGCCATGAATGCGACTCGGAATCTGCAGGCGAACACCGCCAAGATCTCCGCGTCGATGGAAAAGCTCTCGTCGGGCTACCGCATCAACCGTGCCGCTGACGACGCCGCTGGTCTCGGCATCTCCGAGTCCATGCGCTCGCAGATCCGTGGCCTCGGGCAGGCTCAGAAGAACATCCAGGACGGCGTCTCGATGGTCCAGACGGCGGAAGGCAACCTGGACGAGGTCCACTCGATGCTGCAGCGCGTGCGTGAGCTCGCCGTGCAGTACAAGAACGGCTCGCTCGACAACAACGCCCGCACGGCCATCCAGAACGAGGTCAACCAGCTCTCGTCCGAGATCGACCGCATCGGCACGCAGGCCCAGTTCAACGGCATCCACCTGCTCGACGGCACCGCCACCGTGTCGTTCCAGGTCGGCGCCAACGACGGCGAGCAGATCGGGATCACGTTCCTGAACCTGTCGTCGGCCGTCGGCACGTCCTACGCCAGCCTGACGGCGGCCAACAACTCGGACATCTCCGAGATCGACACGGCGATCACCGCCGTCTCGACCGCCCGCGGCCAGATGGGCGCGGTCCAGAACCGCCTCGACCACACGCTGTCGGTCTCGGCCGCCTACCAGGAGAACCTCACCTCGGCCGAGTCGCGCATCCGCGACGTCGACATGGCCGAGGAGATGGTGAACCTGACCAAGATGCAGGTCCTGCAGCAGGCCGGCACCGCGATGTTGGCGCAGGCCAACCAGTCCCCGCAGTCCGTCCTGAAGCTCCTCGGGTAG
- the csrA gene encoding carbon storage regulator CsrA, with product MLIITRRPGEKIMVGDDVVVEVIEVSGSSVRIGIAAPKSIPVYREEIWAAVQAENKAAAASDVDQLPDDVPAPSKKS from the coding sequence ATGCTCATCATCACCCGCCGTCCCGGCGAGAAGATCATGGTCGGCGACGACGTCGTGGTCGAAGTGATCGAGGTCAGCGGTTCCAGCGTGCGCATCGGCATTGCCGCCCCGAAGTCCATCCCGGTGTATCGGGAGGAGATCTGGGCAGCCGTCCAGGCGGAGAACAAGGCCGCCGCAGCGTCTGACGTCGACCAGCTTCCGGACGACGTCCCGGCGCCCAGCAAGAAGTCCTAG
- the fliW gene encoding flagellar assembly protein FliW, translated as MAVTLQSSRFGELQIPAEAVLDFPSGLIGLGGRKFALLARSEESAFVWLHSMDDPELAIPVTNPWRFFEGYELELADDEAERIGVKTPEDAMVYVTVRSAAALEDFCANLRAPILVVGNQGHQVINQAPDAPVRAPLFAGLQEEPSTKAA; from the coding sequence ATGGCAGTGACGCTTCAGTCGAGCCGCTTCGGGGAGCTTCAGATCCCCGCTGAGGCCGTGCTCGACTTCCCTTCCGGCCTGATCGGCCTGGGCGGGCGGAAGTTCGCCCTCCTCGCGCGTAGCGAGGAGTCGGCGTTCGTCTGGCTGCACTCGATGGACGATCCGGAGCTCGCGATCCCCGTCACCAACCCGTGGCGGTTCTTCGAGGGCTACGAGCTGGAGCTGGCCGACGACGAGGCCGAGCGCATCGGGGTCAAGACCCCCGAGGACGCGATGGTCTACGTGACGGTCCGGTCCGCCGCCGCACTCGAGGACTTCTGCGCGAACCTTCGCGCGCCGATCCTCGTGGTGGGCAACCAGGGCCACCAGGTCATCAACCAGGCTCCGGACGCTCCCGTCCGCGCGCCGCTCTTCGCCGGGCTCCAGGAGGAGCCGTCGACGAAGGCCGCGTAA
- the flgL gene encoding flagellar hook-associated protein FlgL — translation MRITNNMVSDRVISDLQSQYAQLANTQLSISTGRRVNNPSDDPTASSQERMRLSQLEGIQSAQKSVATSQTWLNQAEASISGVTDVLARAKEIATTGANGSYSQSDRNALANEVDQLIKAAKESLNAKVGSDYIFSGTKSDTPPYSTATGDAYQGDTGAVVRDGGAGTALQNNPSFAALGGTSEPLTAQSVLGNGSASGDGRVLDALTQLAAHLRGGTTADVQALGSSDLTALENNRIAVSNATSAIGAMSNRATAATSRLEDLEDGAKTSIDDLTGVDMAQAITDFSTQSAAYQASLKVGAQIIQPSLLQFLS, via the coding sequence ATGCGCATCACCAACAACATGGTCAGCGACCGGGTCATCTCCGACCTCCAGTCGCAGTACGCCCAGCTGGCCAACACGCAGCTGTCGATCTCCACCGGCCGCCGCGTCAACAACCCGTCCGACGACCCGACCGCCTCGTCGCAGGAGCGCATGCGCCTGTCCCAGCTGGAGGGCATCCAGTCCGCGCAGAAGAGCGTCGCGACGAGCCAGACCTGGCTCAACCAGGCCGAGGCGAGCATCAGCGGCGTCACCGACGTCCTGGCGCGCGCCAAGGAGATCGCGACCACCGGCGCCAACGGCTCCTACAGCCAGTCGGACCGCAACGCGCTGGCCAACGAGGTCGACCAGCTGATCAAGGCGGCCAAGGAGTCGCTGAACGCGAAGGTCGGCAGCGACTACATCTTCTCGGGCACCAAGAGCGACACCCCGCCGTACTCGACCGCCACCGGCGACGCCTACCAGGGCGACACCGGCGCGGTGGTGCGCGACGGGGGCGCCGGCACGGCGCTGCAGAACAACCCCAGCTTCGCGGCGCTCGGCGGGACGTCGGAGCCGCTGACGGCCCAGTCGGTGCTCGGCAACGGCAGCGCCTCGGGCGACGGCCGCGTCCTCGACGCGCTGACCCAGCTCGCCGCCCACCTGCGCGGCGGCACCACCGCCGACGTGCAGGCCCTGGGCTCCAGCGACCTGACGGCGCTCGAGAACAACCGCATCGCGGTCAGCAACGCGACCTCGGCGATCGGCGCGATGTCCAACCGCGCGACCGCCGCCACCAGCCGCCTCGAAGACCTCGAGGACGGGGCCAAGACCAGCATCGACGACCTCACCGGCGTCGACATGGCCCAGGCCATCACGGACTTCTCCACGCAGTCTGCCGCCTATCAGGCCTCCCTGAAGGTCGGCGCGCAGATCATCCAGCCGTCCCTGCTCCAGTTCCTCTCATGA
- the flgK gene encoding flagellar hook-associated protein FlgK: protein MSIPAFTGLNTALRGVQAQQAALDTIAHNIANVETPGYSRQEAVFSSSPTLRVGAGAKADGTSAQLGTGVEVLTYRRLRDDFLDLQYRTQNMAAGESDVEAKRLGLIQSDLATNSSGDLGKLLDKFWSSWDTLAANPSDAAAKAGVVGAAQTLAQRFNSLDSDIASAGTQATSDVTDMLGAAGPIKPIADELASLNSQINQAMGQGMAPNDLLDRRDLLLDQLSQYGQVSVTADPTVGADGNPAYPGMIQVSFGGASTPLVAQTTATMPTAATLSATPGGQLQGLQDVATKAAGYRTTLATMAASLMSSVNSLTSSPIFSGTGANDIAVVATSSTVTAGAAGAPVGDNSVASALARLRGGTVDQSYAGLVQTIGSDVQAATNANTTATSVLGSITAQRQSVSGVSMDEEMSNMIRFQRGYQAAARALTTMDDLLNQLINSTGRVGL from the coding sequence ATGTCGATCCCCGCCTTCACCGGTCTCAACACGGCGCTGCGTGGCGTCCAGGCGCAGCAGGCCGCGCTGGACACCATCGCGCACAACATCGCCAACGTCGAGACCCCTGGCTACTCCCGCCAGGAGGCCGTCTTCTCGTCCTCCCCGACGCTGCGCGTCGGCGCCGGCGCGAAGGCCGACGGCACGAGCGCTCAGTTGGGCACCGGCGTCGAGGTCCTGACCTACCGGCGCCTGCGCGACGACTTCCTTGACCTCCAGTACCGCACGCAGAACATGGCCGCCGGCGAGTCCGACGTCGAGGCCAAGCGCCTCGGCCTGATCCAGTCCGACCTCGCCACCAACAGCAGCGGCGACCTCGGCAAGCTCCTCGACAAGTTCTGGAGCTCGTGGGACACGCTGGCCGCCAACCCCAGCGACGCCGCGGCCAAGGCCGGCGTCGTGGGCGCCGCCCAGACGCTCGCGCAGCGGTTCAACTCGCTGGACTCCGACATCGCATCGGCGGGCACCCAGGCGACCAGCGACGTCACCGACATGCTCGGCGCGGCCGGCCCGATCAAGCCGATCGCCGACGAGCTCGCGTCGCTGAACTCGCAGATCAACCAGGCCATGGGCCAGGGCATGGCGCCCAACGACCTGCTGGACCGCCGCGACCTGCTGCTCGACCAGCTGTCGCAGTACGGCCAGGTGTCGGTCACCGCCGACCCGACGGTCGGCGCCGACGGCAACCCCGCCTACCCGGGCATGATCCAGGTGAGCTTCGGCGGCGCCTCGACCCCGCTGGTCGCGCAGACCACGGCGACGATGCCGACGGCGGCGACGCTGTCGGCCACGCCGGGCGGCCAGCTCCAGGGCCTCCAGGACGTCGCGACCAAGGCCGCGGGCTACCGCACCACGCTGGCGACGATGGCCGCGTCGCTGATGTCGAGCGTCAACTCGCTCACCTCCTCCCCCATCTTCTCCGGCACCGGCGCCAACGACATCGCGGTCGTCGCGACGTCGAGCACCGTGACCGCGGGCGCCGCCGGCGCCCCGGTCGGCGACAACAGCGTCGCCAGCGCGCTCGCCCGGCTGCGCGGCGGCACCGTCGACCAGTCCTACGCCGGCCTGGTCCAGACGATCGGCTCCGACGTCCAGGCCGCCACGAACGCCAACACGACCGCGACGAGCGTGCTCGGCTCGATCACCGCGCAGCGCCAGTCGGTCTCCGGCGTCTCGATGGACGAGGAGATGTCCAACATGATCCGCTTCCAGCGCGGCTACCAGGCCGCGGCGCGCGCGCTGACCACCATGGACGACCTGCTCAACCAGCTGATCAACTCGACCGGACGGGTGGGCCTGTAG